One Candidatus Nanosynbacter featherlites genomic region harbors:
- the htpX gene encoding zinc metalloprotease HtpX, whose translation MYSAISQNKRNTVIIMAVFVAIIGIIGVFIGMVVKNYSLAWIVFGCSMLYAWLQYYLAGKLAMAMTGAQEIEKKDAPELWRVVENLAIAAGMPMPKVYIIDDPAPNAFATGRDPKHAIVGATTGLLEIMDKRELEAVMAHEMSHVRNYDIRVSMIAFGLVSAIGLLADLALRMMFFGGDDDRDVHPAVYILGLVVVILAPILATITQLAVSRQREYLADASGALLTRDSEGLASALGKLQEYGRPMERQSTSTANLFMNNPLRPGFFSKLFSTHPPLEDRIARLRNNATKM comes from the coding sequence ATGTACAGTGCGATTTCTCAAAATAAACGCAACACCGTCATCATCATGGCAGTGTTCGTAGCTATCATTGGTATTATCGGTGTCTTCATCGGCATGGTGGTCAAAAATTATTCACTGGCGTGGATTGTGTTTGGTTGTTCGATGCTGTACGCCTGGCTTCAGTACTATCTGGCTGGAAAATTAGCCATGGCCATGACTGGCGCGCAGGAGATTGAGAAAAAAGATGCGCCTGAACTGTGGCGAGTAGTTGAGAATTTGGCGATTGCTGCTGGTATGCCGATGCCGAAAGTCTACATCATTGACGACCCGGCGCCGAACGCCTTTGCGACGGGTCGCGACCCCAAGCATGCCATCGTCGGTGCGACGACTGGACTGCTGGAGATCATGGACAAACGTGAGCTCGAGGCAGTGATGGCGCACGAAATGAGCCATGTGCGTAACTACGACATTCGCGTTAGTATGATTGCTTTTGGTTTGGTGAGTGCTATTGGGCTATTGGCTGATCTAGCCCTGCGCATGATGTTCTTTGGTGGTGACGATGATCGTGATGTTCACCCAGCGGTGTACATATTGGGTTTGGTAGTAGTGATTTTGGCGCCGATTTTGGCGACCATCACGCAGCTAGCAGTGAGTCGGCAACGCGAGTATCTCGCGGACGCTTCTGGTGCGTTGTTGACTCGAGACTCAGAAGGGTTGGCGAGTGCACTAGGCAAATTGCAAGAATATGGCCGGCCCATGGAGCGCCAAAGCACATCGACAGCCAATCTATTTATGAACAATCCATTACGCCCTGGCTTTTTCTCAAAATTATTTAGCACCCATCCACCGTTGGAGGATCGTATTGCTCGCCTGCGAAACAATGCGACAAAAATGTAA
- a CDS encoding LemA family protein: protein MSSIIIALIVVGVVLVLAIGFIVATYNGLVTLRNRVEEAWSDITVQLKRRTDLIPNLVNSVKGYATHEKEVFEKVTEARSAIMDAKGVKDTAEAENMLEGALKSLFAVAEAYPDLKANQNFMQLQQELVDTEDKIQASRRFYNGGVRDLNTKIQTFPANIVAGMFNFQAKEFFEVEDRASVENPVEVKF from the coding sequence ATGAGCTCAATCATCATAGCACTTATAGTCGTTGGCGTTGTCCTGGTTCTCGCTATCGGCTTCATCGTCGCCACCTATAATGGTTTGGTGACTCTACGCAACCGCGTTGAAGAAGCATGGAGCGACATCACGGTTCAGCTGAAACGTCGTACTGACTTGATCCCAAATCTTGTGAACTCTGTGAAGGGTTACGCGACACACGAAAAAGAAGTATTTGAAAAGGTGACCGAAGCACGTTCAGCCATCATGGATGCCAAAGGTGTGAAGGATACTGCCGAGGCAGAAAACATGCTCGAAGGCGCCTTGAAGAGTCTGTTTGCAGTAGCTGAGGCTTACCCAGACTTGAAGGCTAACCAAAACTTCATGCAATTGCAGCAGGAACTGGTCGACACTGAAGACAAGATTCAAGCTTCCCGCCGCTTCTACAACGGTGGCGTTCGTGACTTGAACACCAAGATCCAGACTTTCCCAGCAAACATCGTTGCAGGTATGTTCAACTTCCAGGCCAAGGAGTTCTTTGAGGTTGAAGACCGTGCGTCTGTTGAGAACCCAGTAGAGGTCAAGTTCTAA
- a CDS encoding SDR family NAD(P)-dependent oxidoreductase gives MKTVLITGASDGLGFATAQLLLEKGYNVYSLSRSKPTDSRIKHITLDLTDEISIKSAAQQILELDDQIMALVNCAGIMSRFDRTDEKLFSDIIKVYSTNIMGVIYLTNFLIDRVVKDEADVINVASTAGTKGSASEPVYTSSKWAMRGYSKSLQMLFKGKKSRAISFCPGGMRNRMLEKITGEQLPDPENWMPVEIVAKTLVDIIETPKPAEISEIVINRK, from the coding sequence ATGAAGACAGTTTTAATTACCGGCGCAAGCGATGGTCTGGGTTTTGCCACCGCACAACTACTGCTTGAAAAGGGCTACAATGTTTATTCTCTTTCTCGCTCAAAACCAACAGATAGCAGAATCAAGCACATTACGCTTGATCTGACAGATGAAATATCCATCAAGAGTGCCGCTCAGCAAATCTTAGAGCTTGATGATCAAATCATGGCACTCGTTAACTGTGCTGGCATTATGTCTAGATTTGACCGGACGGATGAAAAACTATTTAGCGATATTATAAAGGTATATTCTACAAATATCATGGGTGTAATTTATCTCACTAACTTCTTAATAGACAGGGTTGTCAAAGATGAAGCGGACGTCATCAATGTCGCTTCTACAGCCGGCACTAAAGGTTCTGCAAGCGAGCCAGTGTACACTAGTAGTAAATGGGCAATGCGTGGCTATAGCAAATCACTGCAAATGCTTTTCAAGGGCAAAAAGTCGCGAGCAATTAGCTTCTGTCCAGGTGGTATGCGCAACAGAATGCTTGAGAAAATTACTGGCGAGCAGCTACCAGACCCTGAAAACTGGATGCCAGTGGAAATAGTCGCAAAGACATTAGTGGACATCATCGAGACGCCAAAGCCGGCAGAAATTAGCGAAATTGTCATCAATAGAAAATAA
- a CDS encoding alpha/beta hydrolase: MKQIVIVHGGSSFNNYENYLNNLKNSQLHYERLLWVQKWRDWLAQEIVVADVLLPDFPNKQNADYTEWKIYFEKLLTLLGDDVQLVGYSLGAMFLAKYLHESPLSSPVRRLVLVSPCYDDESVEDLGSFRVTSAIGLEKSAEEIHLFHSKDDPVVPFTELAKFQRDLPTAKVHIFEDRNHFFQPTFPELKELLKK, encoded by the coding sequence ATGAAGCAAATTGTAATAGTTCACGGCGGGTCAAGTTTCAATAACTACGAAAATTACTTGAATAATCTAAAGAATAGTCAGCTTCATTATGAACGGCTACTTTGGGTGCAAAAATGGCGTGACTGGCTGGCACAAGAAATCGTCGTCGCTGATGTTTTGCTACCAGATTTCCCTAACAAACAGAATGCCGACTACACTGAGTGGAAAATATATTTTGAAAAGCTACTGACCCTGCTTGGCGATGACGTTCAGTTAGTGGGCTATAGCTTGGGTGCAATGTTTTTGGCGAAATATTTACACGAATCACCGCTTAGCTCGCCAGTCCGACGGTTGGTGTTAGTGTCGCCGTGCTATGATGACGAATCAGTTGAAGATTTAGGCAGTTTTCGAGTGACAAGTGCTATTGGTTTGGAAAAATCAGCAGAGGAAATTCATTTATTTCACAGCAAAGACGATCCAGTAGTGCCCTTTACTGAACTTGCCAAATTTCAGCGTGATTTACCGACCGCCAAGGTGCATATTTTTGAAGACCGCAACCACTTTTTCCAACCGACTTTTCCAGAATTGAAAGAACTGCTCAAAAAATAA